A window of the Streptococcus sp. 116-D4 genome harbors these coding sequences:
- a CDS encoding thiamine pyrophosphate-dependent dehydrogenase E1 component subunit alpha: MSTLDKNLLLEMFRKMEEIRRMDLKIAQLVKKGKVPGMTHFSVGEEAANVGAMLALNPDDLITSNHRGHGQAIAKGIDLNGMMAEILGKYTGTCKGKGGSMHIADLDAGNLGANGIVGGGMGIAVGAALSQQMQHTGKIVVCFFGDGATNEGVFHEAVNMASIWNLPVIFYCINNGYGISADIKKMTNVKHIHERSAAYGIPGMFIEDGNNVIDVYEGFKKAVDHVRSGKGPVLIESVTYRWLGHSSSDPGKYRTREEVELWKQKDPIENLRKYLVENKIASAEELEEIQAQVKEAVEASVKFAEESPFPPLESAFEDIYAD; the protein is encoded by the coding sequence ATGTCAACTTTAGATAAAAATCTTTTACTTGAGATGTTCCGTAAGATGGAAGAAATTCGTCGTATGGATTTAAAAATTGCTCAATTAGTAAAAAAAGGTAAAGTGCCAGGAATGACGCACTTTTCTGTTGGAGAAGAGGCGGCTAACGTGGGTGCTATGTTGGCTCTCAATCCAGATGATCTAATTACCTCAAACCACCGTGGTCACGGACAAGCTATTGCCAAAGGAATTGACCTCAACGGAATGATGGCTGAAATCCTTGGCAAATACACTGGAACCTGTAAAGGTAAAGGTGGTTCTATGCATATTGCTGACCTTGATGCTGGTAACCTTGGTGCCAATGGTATCGTAGGTGGTGGTATGGGAATCGCTGTTGGGGCAGCCCTCAGTCAGCAAATGCAACATACCGGTAAAATCGTTGTCTGCTTCTTTGGTGATGGAGCGACTAACGAAGGTGTTTTCCACGAAGCAGTAAATATGGCTTCTATCTGGAATCTGCCAGTTATTTTCTATTGCATTAACAACGGTTATGGAATCTCTGCGGATATTAAGAAAATGACCAATGTCAAGCATATCCATGAGCGTAGCGCAGCATATGGTATTCCTGGAATGTTTATCGAAGATGGTAACAATGTTATTGATGTCTACGAAGGATTTAAGAAAGCAGTTGACCATGTTCGTTCTGGTAAAGGTCCTGTATTGATTGAAAGTGTAACCTATCGTTGGCTTGGTCACTCATCATCAGACCCAGGTAAATATCGTACGCGTGAAGAAGTGGAATTGTGGAAACAAAAAGATCCAATCGAAAACCTCCGAAAGTACCTTGTTGAAAACAAGATTGCTAGTGCAGAAGAACTTGAAGAAATTCAAGCGCAAGTTAAGGAAGCAGTGGAAGCTTCTGTTAAATTTGCGGAAGAAAGTCCATTCCCACCGCTTGAATCAGCATTTGAAGATATTTACGCAGACTAA
- a CDS encoding alpha-ketoacid dehydrogenase subunit beta gives METKTMSFRDTIILAMSEEMRRDENVLLMGEDVGVFGGDFGTSVGMLEEFGPERVRDCPISEAAISGAAAGAAMTGLRPIVDMTFMDFSVIAMDNIVNQAAKTRYMFGGKGQVPITIRCAAGNGVGSAAQHSQSLESWFTHIPGLKVVAPGTPADMKGLLKSSIRDNNPVIILEYKSEFNQKGEVPVDPDYTIPLGVGEIKREGTDVTVVTYGKMLRRVMQAAEELAEEGISVEIVDPRTLVPLDKDIIINSVKKTGKVVLVNDAHKTSGYIGEISAIISESEAFDYLDAPIRRCAGEDVPMPYAQNLENAMIPTVESIKDAIRKTYNKE, from the coding sequence ATGGAAACAAAAACAATGTCCTTCCGTGACACCATTATCCTTGCTATGTCTGAGGAAATGCGTCGCGATGAAAATGTACTCTTGATGGGTGAAGATGTAGGTGTCTTTGGTGGAGACTTTGGTACATCTGTAGGTATGCTTGAAGAATTTGGACCAGAACGTGTTCGGGACTGTCCGATTTCCGAAGCAGCGATTTCTGGTGCAGCTGCTGGTGCTGCTATGACTGGACTTCGCCCAATCGTTGATATGACCTTCATGGACTTTTCTGTTATTGCCATGGATAATATCGTCAACCAAGCAGCTAAAACTCGTTATATGTTTGGTGGTAAAGGTCAAGTGCCGATTACAATCCGCTGTGCCGCTGGTAACGGAGTAGGGTCTGCCGCACAACATTCACAATCATTGGAATCTTGGTTCACTCATATCCCTGGATTGAAAGTTGTTGCTCCAGGTACTCCGGCTGATATGAAGGGACTTCTTAAGTCTTCTATCCGAGACAACAACCCTGTTATCATTCTTGAATACAAATCAGAATTTAACCAAAAAGGGGAAGTGCCTGTTGATCCAGACTATACAATTCCACTTGGAGTCGGCGAAATCAAACGCGAAGGAACGGATGTAACTGTAGTAACATATGGTAAAATGCTTCGTCGTGTCATGCAAGCTGCTGAAGAATTGGCCGAAGAAGGTATTTCAGTTGAAATTGTTGACCCACGTACCCTTGTTCCGCTTGATAAGGATATCATTATTAACTCAGTTAAGAAGACTGGTAAGGTTGTTCTGGTAAACGATGCCCACAAAACAAGCGGCTATATCGGTGAAATTTCAGCTATTATTTCAGAATCAGAAGCATTTGACTATCTAGATGCACCAATCCGCCGTTGTGCAGGGGAAGATGTGCCAATGCCTTATGCACAAAACCTAGAAAATGCAATGATTCCAACAGTTGAAAGCATCAAAGATGCAATCCGTAAAACATATAACAAAGAATAA
- a CDS encoding dihydrolipoamide acetyltransferase: MADDKLRATPAARKLADDLGINLYDISGSGANGRVHKEDVETFKDTNVVRISPLAKRIALEHNIAWQEIQGTGHRGKIMKKDVLAFLPENIENETIKSPAQIEKVEEVLENVTPYGEIERIPMTPMRKVIAQRMVESYLTAPTFTLNYDVDMSELLALRKKVLDPIMEATGKKITVTDLLSLAVVKTLMKHPYINASLTEDGKTIITHNYVNLAMAVGMDNGLMTPVVYNAEKMSLSELVVAFKDVIGRTLDGKLAPSELQNSTFTISNLGMFGVQSFGPIINQPNSAILGVSSTVEKPVVVNGEIVIRPIMSLGLTIDHRVVDGMAGAKFMKDLKALIENPISMLI, from the coding sequence ATGGCTGATGATAAGCTAAGAGCGACTCCTGCAGCTAGAAAATTAGCAGATGATTTAGGGATAAATCTCTACGATATTTCTGGCTCAGGCGCAAACGGTCGTGTCCACAAAGAAGACGTGGAAACATTTAAAGACACTAATGTGGTTCGCATTTCGCCACTTGCAAAACGAATTGCCCTTGAACATAACATTGCATGGCAGGAAATCCAAGGAACTGGTCATCGTGGCAAGATTATGAAGAAGGATGTTTTAGCTTTCCTTCCGGAAAATATCGAGAACGAAACAATCAAGTCACCTGCTCAAATCGAGAAAGTGGAAGAAGTTCTAGAAAATGTAACTCCTTATGGTGAAATCGAGCGTATTCCAATGACACCGATGCGTAAGGTTATTGCTCAACGTATGGTTGAGTCATACTTGACTGCCCCAACCTTTACGCTTAACTACGATGTTGATATGTCTGAATTGCTTGCCCTTCGTAAAAAAGTTCTAGACCCAATCATGGAAGCAACTGGTAAGAAAATCACTGTTACAGACTTGCTTTCACTTGCCGTTGTTAAGACTCTTATGAAACACCCGTATATCAACGCTTCATTGACAGAAGATGGCAAGACTATTATCACTCACAACTATGTCAACCTTGCCATGGCTGTTGGAATGGATAATGGATTGATGACACCAGTTGTCTATAATGCAGAAAAAATGAGCTTGTCTGAGTTGGTAGTTGCCTTTAAAGACGTTATTGGACGTACCTTGGACGGTAAATTAGCTCCTAGCGAATTGCAAAACTCAACTTTCACCATCAGTAACTTGGGAATGTTTGGTGTTCAATCATTCGGTCCAATCATTAACCAACCGAACTCAGCAATTCTTGGTGTTAGCTCAACAGTTGAAAAACCTGTTGTAGTCAATGGTGAAATCGTGATTCGTCCAATTATGAGTCTTGGTTTGACAATTGACCACCGAGTCGTTGATGGAATGGCTGGTGCTAAGTTTATGAAAGACTTGAAAGCTTTGATTGAGAACCCAATCTCAATGTTGATTTAA